The region GAGATCACACTCTCCATCGAGAGCGTGAACTTGCCCAGGCTGATGTCGTCCTTGACGCCGATGGCGGCCAGGAACTCCAGAAGTAATTCTTCGTTCATCGTCTCTTCTTCTCCAGATAGGCCTGCACGCGTGCCTCGTTTTCGTGTTTGACCGATATGGCGTCGTTCAGGAGCGCCACATCGGCCATGTCGAGCGTGCCGTCGAGCAGGGACTCGTACTTGATGAGCCCTTCCATGACTGGCTGCAGCAGCCAGTCTTCACCATCAGGAAGGGAGACGAAGTCGATTCCTGTCAGGCCGCCGCGCCTGGAGTCGACGGCCCGTCGGGAAAAAAACTGCCGAGGTTCTGTTGAATGACGGCGACCGCCAGCCGCAGCATCGCGGGCAGATCGATGTCCTGAAACAGCAAGCCGCCGTCGCGCACCATCACGCTCTGCCAGCCGTCACCCTGCTGGCGTTGCACGACCATCAGGCAGGTGTCGAGGATGTAGTCCGTGTCGACGTCCGACATCGTCGACAGCGCGCCCGCGATCGGGCTGACCAGATCGACGAGGGCCGTCGTCTTTTCCTGCAGCGCGCTGCCGAGCCCTGCGAGCAGCGGCGCGAGCCGTCGCGCGACGTGGAACTGCTTCTTCGCGTCCAGGCGCCCGATCCGGTAGGACGTGCCGTTGATTTCGACGATTCCGCTCATGTTCAGAGCCCTGCCGCGAGTGAGGGATCGATGATGCCGGCGTTGAAATCCCATTCGATCAGACCCGCTTCCTTCGCGTAGTCGTTCTTCGGGAATCGCGTGAACGCGACCAGCTGACAGGTGTACACGTCGCCGCGCACGGTGTCGGTCGCGGTGAAGACGTTTTGCCCCCAGTTGGCCGGCGACGTGCGCTGGAAGTTGTACATCGCGGAGAGCAAC is a window of Paraburkholderia sp. D15 DNA encoding:
- a CDS encoding phage tail assembly chaperone; the encoded protein is MSGIVEINGTSYRIGRLDAKKQFHVARRLAPLLAGLGSALQEKTTALVDLVSPIAGALSTMSDVDTDYILDTCLMVVQRQQGDGWQSVMVRDGGLLFQDIDLPAMLRLAVAVIQQNLGSFFPDGPSTPGAAA